One genomic window of Cupriavidus oxalaticus includes the following:
- a CDS encoding BMP family ABC transporter substrate-binding protein, with product MIVTRRKTLAALAATAVLALAGCGKKEAEKPAETAGPASAPAAAAAGEPLKVAFVYIGPVGDAGWTYAHDNGRKAVEEKFGSKVKTTFVENVPESAADAERVFRDLASQGNKLIFGTTFGYMESMLKVAKEFPDVKFEHATGFKTADNLAQYDVRTYEGAYLAGVVAGKMSKTGKMGVVASVPIPEVIRNIDSFTLGARSVNPNATVKVVWVNKWFDPGKEREAATTLIGQGVDMLMQNTDSAAVVQTAQEKGVHAFGWDSDMTKFGDKAHLAASVISWGVYYNKVVEDVLNNQWKNGTTWWGLKEGMIDLKSFNAVVPEDVKKLVEERKKGIADGSAPIWKGPIKDNTGKEQLAKDQVADDKFLHGVKFYVEGVEGKIPG from the coding sequence ATGATCGTCACGCGCAGGAAGACCCTGGCGGCGCTGGCCGCCACCGCAGTGCTGGCCCTGGCCGGCTGTGGCAAGAAGGAAGCCGAGAAGCCTGCCGAGACCGCCGGCCCGGCCTCCGCGCCGGCTGCCGCTGCCGCGGGCGAACCGCTCAAGGTCGCCTTCGTCTATATCGGACCGGTCGGCGATGCCGGCTGGACCTACGCGCATGACAACGGCCGCAAGGCCGTGGAAGAAAAATTCGGCAGCAAGGTCAAGACCACCTTCGTCGAAAACGTGCCCGAATCCGCCGCCGACGCCGAGCGCGTGTTCCGCGACCTGGCCAGCCAGGGCAACAAGCTGATCTTCGGCACTACCTTCGGCTACATGGAGTCGATGCTCAAGGTCGCCAAGGAATTCCCGGACGTGAAGTTCGAGCACGCCACCGGCTTCAAGACCGCCGACAACCTGGCCCAGTACGACGTGCGCACCTATGAAGGCGCGTACCTGGCCGGCGTGGTCGCCGGCAAGATGAGCAAGACCGGCAAGATGGGCGTGGTCGCGTCGGTGCCCATCCCAGAAGTGATCCGCAATATCGACTCGTTCACGCTGGGCGCGCGCAGCGTCAATCCGAACGCCACGGTCAAGGTGGTGTGGGTCAACAAGTGGTTCGACCCGGGCAAGGAGCGCGAAGCCGCCACCACGCTGATCGGCCAGGGCGTCGACATGCTGATGCAGAACACCGACTCCGCCGCGGTGGTGCAGACCGCGCAGGAGAAGGGCGTGCATGCCTTCGGCTGGGACAGCGACATGACCAAGTTCGGCGACAAGGCCCACCTGGCCGCGTCGGTGATCTCGTGGGGCGTCTACTACAACAAGGTGGTGGAAGACGTGCTGAACAACCAGTGGAAGAACGGCACCACGTGGTGGGGCCTGAAGGAAGGCATGATCGACCTGAAGTCGTTCAACGCGGTCGTGCCCGAAGATGTGAAGAAGCTGGTCGAGGAGCGCAAGAAGGGCATTGCCGATGGCAGCGCGCCGATCTGGAAGGGTCCGATCAAGGACAACACCGGCAAGGAGCAGCTGGCGAAGGATCAGGTCGCGGATGACAAGTTCCTGCATGGCGTGAAGTTCTACGTCGAGGGTGTAGAAGGGAAGATTCCGGGCTGA
- a CDS encoding ABC transporter permease, which yields MEQLAPLIATAINAGTPLLLAALGLLINERSGVLNLGAEGMMLVAAVAGFMVGYQTQSPMLGFAAGALAGMLMATLFSWLALVLATNQVATGLALSIFGTGLSAFMGQRFVGFAMPAQAKAVPGLANLPFFGPAFFQHHWMVYFSLLLCLAIMWFLFRTRAGLTLRAIGESPESAHALGYPVRTIRFGALLFGGACCGLAGAYLSLVYTPMWVENLVAGRGWIALALTTFATWRPGRVLIGAWLFGGVTILQFYLQGIGVSVPSQFLSMLPYAATIVVLALISRNPAWIRLNMPASLGKPFRPGNA from the coding sequence ATGGAACAACTCGCTCCCCTCATTGCCACCGCCATCAACGCCGGCACGCCGCTGCTGCTGGCGGCGCTGGGCCTGCTGATCAACGAACGCTCGGGCGTGCTCAACCTGGGCGCCGAAGGCATGATGCTGGTCGCCGCGGTGGCCGGCTTCATGGTCGGCTACCAGACCCAGTCGCCGATGCTCGGCTTTGCCGCCGGCGCGCTGGCCGGCATGCTGATGGCCACGCTGTTCTCGTGGCTGGCGCTGGTGCTGGCCACCAACCAGGTCGCCACCGGCCTGGCGCTGTCGATCTTCGGCACCGGGCTGTCGGCCTTCATGGGCCAGCGCTTCGTCGGCTTCGCCATGCCGGCGCAGGCCAAGGCCGTGCCGGGACTGGCCAACCTGCCTTTCTTCGGTCCGGCGTTCTTCCAGCATCACTGGATGGTCTATTTCAGCCTGCTGCTGTGCCTTGCCATCATGTGGTTCCTGTTCCGCACGCGCGCCGGCCTGACGCTGCGCGCGATCGGCGAGTCGCCGGAATCCGCGCACGCGCTGGGCTATCCCGTGCGCACCATCCGCTTCGGCGCGCTGCTGTTCGGCGGCGCCTGCTGCGGGCTGGCGGGCGCCTACCTGTCGCTGGTCTATACCCCGATGTGGGTCGAGAACCTGGTCGCCGGCCGCGGCTGGATCGCGCTGGCGCTGACCACCTTCGCCACCTGGCGTCCGGGCCGCGTGCTGATCGGCGCGTGGCTGTTCGGCGGCGTGACCATCCTGCAGTTCTACCTGCAGGGCATCGGCGTATCGGTGCCCTCGCAGTTCCTGTCGATGCTGCCGTACGCGGCCACCATCGTGGTGCTGGCGCTGATCTCGCGCAACCCCGCGTGGATACGGCTGAACATGCCGGCATCGCTGGGGAAGCCGTTCCGGCCCGGCAATGCCTGA
- a CDS encoding ABC transporter permease: MADVRRLLPRSPLTLAPRGLPSRTMAYASPVVALALTLLFGALLFLVLGKDPVAALKVFLADPLRDKRAIGEVLLKTVPLVLCALGLSVCYRANVWNIGADGQLIAGGICAGAVVLYFDVPGQALNGTVVLVLASLAGIAGGMAWASLTALLKDRFNANEILVSLMLTYIAQQLLLWVVNGPLKDPNGMNFPQSKVFSSEFLLPNLMSGSRLHAGFAVMLVLVVVMTVFVFRSFAGYRLQVGGTAPAAARYAGFSARSALWSALLISGATAGLAGAFEVVGPIGQLLPSISPGYGFTAIIVAFIGRLHPVGTVFGGIMMSLFYIGGEMAQSRLGLPSAIGWVFQGMLLFFLLACDTLIENRLRWRATTA; this comes from the coding sequence ATGGCTGATGTGCGACGCCTCCTCCCCCGCTCCCCGCTAACGCTGGCACCGCGCGGGCTGCCGTCGCGCACCATGGCCTATGCCTCGCCGGTGGTTGCGCTGGCGCTGACGCTGCTGTTCGGCGCGCTGCTGTTCCTGGTGCTGGGCAAGGACCCGGTGGCCGCGCTCAAGGTCTTCCTGGCGGATCCGCTGCGCGACAAGCGCGCGATCGGCGAGGTGCTGCTGAAGACGGTGCCGCTGGTGCTGTGCGCGCTGGGGCTTTCGGTGTGCTACCGGGCCAACGTGTGGAACATCGGCGCCGACGGCCAGCTGATTGCCGGCGGCATCTGCGCCGGTGCCGTGGTGCTGTATTTCGACGTGCCGGGGCAGGCCCTGAACGGCACCGTGGTTCTGGTACTGGCCTCGCTCGCCGGCATCGCCGGCGGCATGGCGTGGGCTTCGCTCACGGCGCTGCTGAAAGACAGGTTCAACGCCAACGAGATCCTGGTCTCGCTGATGCTCACCTATATCGCGCAGCAGTTGCTGCTGTGGGTGGTCAACGGGCCGCTGAAGGATCCCAATGGCATGAACTTCCCGCAGTCCAAGGTGTTCTCGTCCGAGTTCCTGCTGCCCAACCTGATGTCGGGCTCGCGCCTGCACGCCGGCTTTGCGGTGATGCTGGTGTTGGTGGTGGTGATGACGGTGTTCGTGTTCCGCAGCTTTGCCGGCTATCGGCTGCAGGTCGGCGGTACCGCGCCGGCGGCGGCGCGCTACGCGGGCTTTTCGGCGCGCAGCGCGTTGTGGAGCGCGCTGCTGATCTCGGGCGCGACCGCGGGGCTGGCAGGCGCGTTTGAAGTGGTCGGACCGATCGGCCAGTTGCTGCCGTCGATCTCGCCGGGCTACGGCTTCACCGCGATCATCGTCGCGTTTATCGGCCGGCTGCACCCGGTCGGCACCGTCTTCGGCGGCATCATGATGTCGCTGTTCTATATCGGCGGCGAGATGGCGCAATCGCGCCTGGGCCTGCCGTCGGCCATAGGCTGGGTGTTCCAGGGCATGCTGCTGTTCTTCCTGCTGGCCTGCGACACGCTGATCGAAAACCGCCTGCGCTGGCGCGCCACCACGGCCTGA
- a CDS encoding ABC transporter ATP-binding protein, whose product MTSQTPPRLALSHISKRYPGVVANDDVSLTVAPGEIHAVLGENGAGKSTLMKIIFGAVRPDAGEMHFNGAPVTINSPHDARNLGIAMVFQHFSLFDTLTVTENIALGLPASQQGNMKQLAERIRATAERYGLPLEPNRHVHTLSVGERQRVEIVRALLANPQLLILDEPTSVLTPQAVETLFVTLRQLAGEGTSILYISHKLDEIRALCHHATVMRMGKVTGVCDPRQETAASLSRLMIGGEPPREARVTAFRGPVQLSVQELSLPRAHAFATELSRISLDLHAGEVVGIAGVSGNGQQELLAALSGEDTRAASASVQIGGRPVGKLDARRRRRAGLAFVPEERLGRGAVPGMSLATNVLLSHQTRPYVRKGMISPKAATGLATAVIDRFRVKASGPDALARSLSGGNLQKFIVGREIESGPRVLIVAQPTWGVDVGAAAQIHNEILALKATGCAILVVSEELDELFAICDRLHVIAKGHLSPSVPTETATREQVGLWMSGLWQGGPAKAHPAEVANHG is encoded by the coding sequence GTGACATCACAAACCCCTCCCAGGCTGGCGCTTTCCCATATCAGCAAGCGCTATCCGGGCGTCGTCGCCAACGACGACGTCAGCCTTACCGTCGCACCCGGCGAGATCCACGCGGTCCTGGGCGAGAACGGCGCCGGCAAATCCACCCTGATGAAGATCATCTTCGGAGCCGTCCGGCCCGATGCCGGCGAGATGCACTTCAACGGGGCGCCGGTCACGATCAACAGCCCGCACGATGCCCGCAACCTGGGCATTGCCATGGTGTTCCAGCATTTCTCGCTGTTCGACACGCTGACCGTGACCGAGAACATTGCGCTCGGCCTGCCGGCCAGCCAGCAAGGCAACATGAAGCAGCTGGCCGAGCGCATCCGCGCCACCGCCGAACGCTACGGCCTGCCGCTGGAACCGAACCGCCACGTGCACACGCTGTCGGTCGGCGAGCGCCAGCGCGTGGAGATCGTGCGCGCGCTGCTGGCCAATCCGCAGCTGCTGATCCTGGACGAGCCCACTTCGGTGCTGACGCCGCAGGCGGTGGAGACGCTCTTCGTCACGCTGCGCCAGCTGGCCGGCGAAGGCACCAGCATCCTCTACATCAGCCACAAGCTCGACGAGATCCGCGCGCTGTGCCATCACGCCACCGTGATGCGCATGGGCAAGGTCACCGGCGTGTGCGATCCGCGGCAGGAAACCGCGGCGTCGCTGTCGCGGCTGATGATCGGCGGCGAACCGCCGCGCGAGGCGCGCGTGACTGCCTTCCGCGGTCCGGTGCAACTGAGCGTGCAGGAGCTGTCGCTGCCGCGCGCGCATGCCTTCGCCACCGAGCTGAGCCGGATTTCGCTGGACCTGCATGCGGGCGAGGTCGTCGGCATCGCCGGCGTCTCCGGCAACGGCCAGCAGGAGTTGTTGGCGGCGCTCTCGGGCGAGGACACGCGCGCGGCCAGCGCATCGGTGCAGATCGGCGGCAGGCCGGTGGGCAAGCTCGACGCGCGCCGGCGCCGCCGCGCCGGCCTCGCCTTCGTGCCGGAGGAACGCCTGGGCCGTGGTGCTGTGCCGGGCATGAGCCTGGCTACCAATGTCCTGTTGTCGCACCAGACGCGACCCTACGTGCGCAAGGGCATGATCTCGCCGAAGGCCGCCACCGGGCTGGCCACGGCGGTGATCGACCGCTTCCGCGTCAAGGCCAGCGGACCGGATGCGCTGGCGCGCAGCCTGTCCGGCGGCAACCTGCAGAAATTCATTGTCGGCCGCGAGATCGAAAGCGGCCCGAGGGTATTGATCGTGGCGCAACCGACCTGGGGCGTGGACGTGGGCGCCGCGGCGCAGATCCATAACGAGATCCTGGCGCTGAAGGCCACCGGCTGCGCCATCCTGGTGGTGTCGGAAGAACTCGACGAGCTGTTCGCGATCTGCGACCGGCTGCATGTTATCGCCAAGGGCCACCTGTCGCCGTCGGTGCCGACCGAAACTGCCACGCGCGAGCAGGTCGGCCTGTGGATGAGCGGCTTGTGGCAAGGCGGCCCCGCCAAGGCACACCCGGCGGAGGTGGCAAACCATGGCTGA
- a CDS encoding pirin family protein, whose translation MDTRTPFTTVPATAAESVQRSRTVDRVVRGIATSDGAGVKLTRVLTQNLQRRLDPFLMLDAFGTDSKDDYIGGFPDHPHRGFETITYMLAGRMRHRDSAGNEGLLQNGGAQWMVAGAGVVHSEMPEQEDGRMEGFQLWLNLPAADKMTAPWYRDMPSAEIPTVALDNGGTVRVLAGASHGVAGAVARPVTEPLYLDVHLPAGQVFTQALPAGHNAFVYVYQGEVSIGDEGDDGDRAVVEAQRMGVLDNAGTADGVVVRANADARFLLIAGKPLNEPIAQYGPFVMNTQEQIYQTLADFRDGRFATIAAGNGA comes from the coding sequence GCGTGCAACGCTCGCGCACCGTGGACCGCGTCGTGCGGGGCATCGCCACGTCCGACGGCGCCGGCGTCAAGCTGACCCGCGTGCTGACACAGAACCTGCAGCGCCGGCTGGACCCGTTCCTGATGCTCGATGCCTTCGGCACCGACAGCAAGGACGACTACATCGGCGGCTTCCCCGATCACCCGCACCGCGGCTTCGAGACCATCACCTACATGCTGGCCGGCCGCATGCGCCATCGCGACAGCGCCGGCAACGAAGGCCTGCTGCAGAACGGCGGCGCCCAGTGGATGGTGGCCGGCGCCGGCGTGGTGCACTCGGAAATGCCCGAGCAGGAAGACGGCCGCATGGAAGGCTTCCAGCTCTGGCTGAACCTGCCGGCCGCGGACAAGATGACCGCGCCGTGGTACCGCGACATGCCGTCGGCCGAGATTCCGACGGTGGCACTGGACAATGGGGGCACGGTTCGCGTGCTGGCCGGCGCCAGCCATGGCGTGGCCGGCGCGGTGGCGCGCCCGGTGACCGAGCCGCTCTACCTCGACGTGCACCTGCCGGCAGGCCAGGTGTTCACGCAGGCGCTGCCGGCCGGGCATAACGCCTTTGTGTACGTGTACCAGGGCGAGGTGTCGATCGGCGACGAGGGCGACGACGGCGACCGCGCGGTGGTCGAGGCCCAGCGCATGGGCGTACTGGACAACGCCGGCACGGCTGACGGCGTGGTGGTGCGGGCCAACGCCGACGCGCGCTTCCTGCTGATCGCCGGCAAGCCGCTGAACGAGCCGATTGCGCAGTACGGCCCGTTCGTGATGAACACGCAGGAGCAGATCTACCAGACGCTGGCGGATTTCCGGGATGGGCGATTCGCGACCATCGCGGCTGGGAACGGTGCCTGA